The Candidatus Nanosynbacter lyticus genome window below encodes:
- a CDS encoding glycosyltransferase has protein sequence MRVGLFTDTYRPSINGIVFVVESLKRELEALGHDVYVFCPAKSINPAKQAELLNEDPDSHIVRFPSIKGAFFDDYDTSVFFPPVVQRRIKELELDIVHIFTPSQIGLVGVSAAHKQQIPLVIQHCTDMYEFAEHYPAVLPGILTLAGVVLPLSIKLRGRDLFELVKLYRPRGITKWNRAIIECVITILYSKADAVIALSRKSVAQLSGWQDDDHLYDLTLLPNGVNALPRPSAAQLKAFRAGWGLRASDEVFGFIGRLGEEKNLPILIKAFDKYVAKARPKSKLLFVGDFEYRKRLEEMAAESKYADRIIFTGALPREELGVAYQALDVFCFPSLKDTQGWVLHEAAHARKPIIIIDTQVSEVVRDGVNGMFVKNRPKSMADAIITLLRSPARRARFGAESKKLAATFTERRQVRKLEKLYRRVIAQKAAAASRDLDRAA, from the coding sequence ATGCGCGTAGGCTTGTTCACCGATACCTATCGACCGTCGATTAACGGCATCGTTTTTGTGGTCGAATCGCTCAAGCGCGAGCTCGAGGCGCTGGGTCATGACGTCTATGTGTTCTGCCCCGCCAAGTCGATAAATCCGGCCAAGCAGGCTGAGCTACTTAACGAAGACCCGGATTCGCACATCGTCCGCTTTCCATCGATCAAGGGTGCGTTTTTTGATGATTACGATACGTCGGTGTTCTTCCCGCCGGTGGTGCAGCGCCGTATCAAAGAGCTGGAGCTCGACATCGTGCATATCTTTACGCCGTCGCAAATCGGGCTGGTTGGCGTCAGTGCGGCGCACAAGCAGCAGATCCCCCTCGTCATCCAGCACTGCACCGATATGTACGAATTTGCCGAGCATTATCCGGCGGTGCTGCCGGGGATTTTGACACTGGCCGGCGTGGTGCTACCACTGTCGATTAAGCTAAGGGGCCGTGATTTATTTGAACTGGTCAAGCTATATCGGCCGCGTGGTATCACCAAATGGAACCGGGCCATCATCGAGTGCGTCATCACTATTCTCTACAGCAAAGCCGACGCCGTCATCGCCCTCAGTCGCAAAAGCGTCGCTCAGCTCAGCGGCTGGCAGGATGACGATCATCTGTATGATTTGACATTGCTGCCAAATGGTGTCAATGCCCTGCCGCGGCCGTCGGCGGCTCAGCTCAAGGCCTTTCGGGCAGGGTGGGGTCTCCGGGCGTCTGATGAAGTGTTTGGTTTCATCGGGCGGCTGGGCGAAGAGAAAAACTTACCAATTTTGATCAAGGCCTTTGACAAGTACGTCGCCAAGGCTCGCCCCAAATCCAAATTACTGTTCGTTGGCGATTTCGAGTATCGCAAAAGACTCGAGGAGATGGCAGCCGAGAGTAAGTACGCTGATCGGATCATCTTTACCGGCGCTCTGCCGCGTGAGGAATTAGGCGTAGCGTATCAGGCACTGGATGTGTTTTGCTTCCCGTCGCTCAAGGATACCCAGGGCTGGGTACTACACGAAGCGGCGCACGCCCGTAAGCCAATTATCATCATTGACACGCAAGTATCCGAGGTGGTGCGTGACGGTGTGAACGGTATGTTCGTGAAAAATCGGCCCAAGAGTATGGCAGATGCTATCATTACACTGCTCCGTTCGCCAGCTCGTCGAGCGAGGTTTGGCGCTGAGAGCAAAAAATTAGCGGCCACGTTCACCGAGCGCCGTCAGGTCCGCAAATTAGAGAAATTATATCGCCGGGTTATCGCCCAGAAAGCTGCCGCCGCGTCTCGCGATCTTGATCGCGCCGCTTGA
- the smpB gene encoding SsrA-binding protein SmpB, with amino-acid sequence MTKPTKTKKSSTHAVVNRRARFDYELGEEVVAGLVLTGIEVRAAREGHVQLKGAFVSMRNGELWLNNASFSLRLNVRGQANTRSVDTSARKLLVSKRQLARFSEAKKQGMTIVPTKLLTSGKFIKVVIALARGKKTYDKRETIKRRDQDRETRRQLSGR; translated from the coding sequence GTGACCAAGCCCACCAAGACCAAAAAGTCATCCACTCACGCCGTCGTGAATCGCCGAGCGCGATTTGACTATGAATTGGGCGAGGAGGTTGTGGCCGGGCTGGTGCTGACGGGCATAGAAGTGCGCGCCGCCAGGGAAGGGCACGTACAGCTGAAGGGAGCGTTCGTTAGCATGCGAAATGGTGAATTATGGCTGAATAACGCGAGCTTTTCGCTGCGGCTGAACGTTCGCGGCCAGGCAAATACTCGCAGTGTCGACACCTCGGCGCGGAAATTATTAGTCAGCAAACGCCAATTAGCGCGCTTTTCTGAGGCAAAAAAGCAGGGCATGACCATCGTGCCGACCAAATTATTAACCAGCGGCAAGTTCATTAAAGTAGTCATCGCTCTGGCCAGAGGTAAAAAAACCTACGACAAGCGCGAGACCATCAAGCGGCGCGATCAAGATCGCGAGACGCGGCGGCAGCTTTCTGGGCGATAA